The following is a genomic window from Cherax quadricarinatus isolate ZL_2023a chromosome 19, ASM3850222v1, whole genome shotgun sequence.
gttaaaaagttcttaaggaaggatggtagattgcctcggaggcctaaggaatgggcctgggccaaaatattatacctccaagttgtcatatgccttctcaaggtcaaaaaatatggcaataactgagtgattattcgcaaaggcattacgaacatacgtatctcattcaactcccccatgtggttgttttgcatataaaaCCATGTAACCATtagaatttttattattatatttagggggaaattgttaaacccacaagggtcatatagtaCCTTGGGAAGTGGAGGCATTCTTGTTCAATCCAAGGAAACTGAAATCAAGAACAGTTCCTGGAGCCTTCACCAGCTTAAGAAAAATCCCTGAGAGGAGATTGTGCTTCAACTAATGCTACTTCAATGGATTTTTGTTTGTATGAGATGTCATTTTTTTGCAGATAATAGCATCTACCCAGTTGACTGTGGTTTTTAATTATAAATATATCAAAAGGGCAAATCTGACCACACCCAAAAGTTTGTTTCATTATCCTTATCCCCTCAAAGAAGGCTCTTTGATGCTGGTACGGGGCTCGTGATCCAAGACACTGGAAGTGTCCTTACCTTCCTTGAATCATACCTGACTGGCTCTTGTTCCCAGGGTGCTATATGATCCCTGTAGGTTTAAAGCTTCCCCCAATAAGAATTTCATCCTTAAGATCTTGGCCAGTTCCCTTATGTACACTAAATTGCAGTGAATAAAtgaatgagagggagagtggtACATACAAGTAGCAGCCACAAAATGAAAGGGGCACCTGCACTAGAGTAAAATGCACTCCTTCACCACAATGGAATGATGTGCAACCAACCAACTGCTCCAGCACTGAACCTTCCATTTGTACCTCTGTCCTCCACCAGGCAGTGTTGCCCACCCAAGGGCCACAGTTCCAAGAGTAAGCTATACACCAGGGAAAGTATATTCAAAATAGGCTCTTAAATCTGTAAACATTGTTTGCAATGGATGCAGTAAACAATACCCATGGCTATTTGGCTAAGATTTTATTCAACATTTGTTTACCATTTTTACAATCTTTAAAGCCAGTTGCACATTAGCTTCTGATATTGTTGTTGATGAAATATCTCATCAAAAGGTTAGAACAACacactagaaaaaaaaaactttaattgGTGATATTCTtcagaacataaaaatggtaAGAAAGGTATATTCTTATACTCataaggaagcactaaacctgcagAGGTATAATCATCAGATATAAGCATGATGTACATATGCATACTGCACTTTATACTATATGTATGGTACTTTAATTCTAATGTATTGTTTGCTGGCACTGCAAGCCAATAATTGTACCTTCTATGAAAGTAAGAACTTAAGTGTTCATCTTTCAAATATTTTGTCAATCTATGATTTTAAAAAGTGGGAATATTAAAACAATATGAACACAAAACATGTATATTTGTAAAATATTGAAACCTGACTAAGACCCTTTTATATGGAATGCAcacaattttgtaagtttttGTACAATCATTCCTTATGCTTTCTTTTTTCCTTATCATgcatcttcttctttttcttttccttctttctttttttatgCTTTGTATTACTTTCTGAACTACTGTCTACAGTTTCTGATTTCCTCCTTTTCCGCTTTTCCACAACTGGTGATTTTGATCTCCTTTTTCTTCGTTCAGCTGGTGATCGAGATCTGTTTTTGCTCCGACTTCTCGAtcgctttttttctttctttcgaTCTTTTCTATTTTCCTTTTTTATTCTCTTTTCCCGTTTCATCTGTaaagcataatataaaataaaaGATTTCCACATTTATCATTCCTTCATGAAACATGCAACGATTTTCTTTTACACTTATAATACCATGAGCTTCATGGAACAAACAGATCACTTACATGCCCAAGTCTAACAAAGGTTAAATTAAACATGAGGAAGTTGCAGATACAAAATAACTTGAGTTATGAATACATATGGTAATACAGCAGGGCCCcttatacagtacagtggacccccggtttacgatattatttcattccagaagtatgttcaggtgccattactgaacgaatttgttcccataaggaatattgtgaattagattagtccatttcagaccccaaacatacatgtacaaatgcacttacataaatacacttacataattggacacattgggagctgattgtgaagtgggggtccactgtataagaagCTTTCTCCAGTGGGACCACTTATATAATAAACCAAATTAGCTACAAACATCTAATTAACAGAATAAATTACAGGCTTCAACCTGTGATGTGGTAACCAAGAAAATATCCATCATGCAAAACTGCCTTGCCCCCAGCTTGACCTGACTGTTATTAACTAGTAGTTAGCAAGATAGCACACTGGTCATGCAGTTTTATTTCTCAGCTATTTTTTGCAAATAATGCAATGAAATTATACATAAATGACTAATCAGATGTCTCATTCAACACTAATCCTCAAATTAttgttctcattattattatttcttaaaTTTTAATCAACAGGAAGTACTAAGTACACAGGGGTCATGTAGTGCCTAAGGAGTATGAGAcattcagatttgatccaaggaatgggaagaaaagtccaactccttggatcaaatacTCATCACTGGAATCAAGGGAGCCCCCTGGAGTGGATTATTACTATATTCATAGAAAAGTGATTAACTCaaggattatgcagcacctgggaaatgggagaaagatggggaaggggggggtgaATCAGGTATGATCCACAGAAGGGACAGGTAGttacaattccttgaatcaagagctcttcaccagaaTCAAAGCACATTCCcctaaaatttttattattatttattttaattattacttATTCAACAGCcatctcctgccaaggcagggtcAATGAAagaaatattataattattattttttttcattcaacgaactggccatatcccactgaggcagggtgacctaaatagAAAAATAaaggtttctccttttaaatttagtaatatatacaggagaaggggttcctAGCCCCATGCTCTTGGCATCAGATACAATATAAGGCTCTTGAGAAAGCCACTAATTATGAAAATGCATTTCAGGAAAATTAATCATAAGACTTACTAACTACTAAATTCTAGATCTTAAATAAAATTGAAGTTGGTATAAATTAGGTAAAACATTATAATCATAAGTCCGGTGGGAAGGTTTCAAACGTAGAAGTGATCAATtacaaattatcattattatattcttAGGGAAATGCTAAACCCAAAGGGGTCATAAAatgtctggggaatgggaggtaatcaggtctgatccaagAAAGAAGATGGCAGctgcaattccttgaatcaagagatcctcaccagcatcacaaccctaCACTCGCTCTCTCCTATTCAAAGTATCTTCCTTCTATAAAAAATTCCTTCAAGTACCAAGAAGAAAGCACTCCAATAAAGCTGCCATGCTTTTATTACCTTTTCTAGCAGTTCTTGCGTGTGGAGTTGTGTCAGAGGTGTTTCATGATCACTTTCTTCTGATGAAGTTGATGAAACATCAAGCACAACATCTTTCTGGGGGTCTACCTGTTACAAACAAATGTTAACTTCATTAATACAGAACGTACTAATCCACCCATGACAATACAACCAGTGCCACTATTTGAATGAACTTATAATTCTAAGAATTAACTAATTTCAGTTCAAGTGCAGTACCAAGTAAACAAAGTACACTTTAAACAGTACAATACAAAATAAGAATGCTTTCAAAATAACAGTTTGCAGAGTCATTCCTAAATAATACAATGCAGTATATTAAACAGAATGCTTAGTTGAAAACTTTTGATTTGTAGTAAATAAATGACTAATGTGCAAAATATGGATGTTATTCAAGACTGAAAAGTAACTGTTCACTAGGAATACAGTAAGCCTAATCTGTACTAATGGCATGCCACaaggtcggtcggtcggtctcagtctctctctcggtctctctcggtctctctctctctctctcggtctctctctcggtctctctctctctctcagtctctctctctctcggtctctctctctctctctctctctctcggtctctctctctctctcggtctctctctctctctcttggtctctctctctctctctcggtctctctctctctctctctctctctcttggtctctctctctctctctctcggtctctctctctctcggtctctctctctctctctcgtcaagAAGAGAAGCAAAATTTAGGCTCTTCAGAAATAATTTAATAGTTGTCTATGGCAGAGCATGATTTTTAAAAAATTATTCAGTATAACACAAATGTATCCAATGTATAAATATACTGTAAACTATCAGACACACTATAAACTTGACTTTTAATAAAAATCCCATCAGCAAAGGCTGATGCAATTTGCAATTgacaaatacatgtatattacatgaaaaatctgttgtatgttgttttctatgtacagtatttataaGCGAATTGTTAATTTTTTGGTTGAAACGAGataaaaaaaatgattaaaaAGAGAAGTTTGATGGGGTATGATAGCATAGGTATTAATGGCATTATGAGCCACCACTGATGACAGGTAAACAGATCTCTATATGAAACCACATAAATGGTATATCAAGGATTAGAGAACAAAACTAGTAATGGGACAGTACCAAAATTTTTGCTGATATCAATACCAACAGTCAATTTTAGCTTGATGTTGATACTGATAGTCAATTT
Proteins encoded in this region:
- the LOC128688132 gene encoding protein SREK1IP1-like isoform X2, with product MTWYIHREEYSLSKCKAMEDRLLARIGPTGGGDVRAACKKCGYPGHLTYQCRNFVKVDPQKDVVLDVSSTSSEESDHETPLTQLHTQELLEKMKREKRIKKENRKDRKKEKKRSRSRSKNRSRSPAERRKRRSKSPVVEKRKRRKSETVDSSSESNTKHKKRKKEKKKKKMHDKEKRKHKE
- the LOC128688132 gene encoding protein SREK1IP1-like isoform X4, translated to MEDRLLARIGPTGGGDVRAACKKCGYPGHLTYQCRNFVKVDPQKDVVLDVSSTSSEESDHETPLTQLHTQELLEKMKREKRIKKENRKDRKKEKKRSRSRSKNRSRSPAERRKRRSKSPVVEKRKRRKSETVDSSSESNTKHKKRKKEKKKKKMHDKEKRKHKE
- the LOC128688132 gene encoding protein SREK1IP1-like isoform X3 gives rise to the protein MCCKCKAMEDRLLARIGPTGGGDVRAACKKCGYPGHLTYQCRNFVKVDPQKDVVLDVSSTSSEESDHETPLTQLHTQELLEKMKREKRIKKENRKDRKKEKKRSRSRSKNRSRSPAERRKRRSKSPVVEKRKRRKSETVDSSSESNTKHKKRKKEKKKKKMHDKEKRKHKE
- the LOC128688132 gene encoding protein SREK1IP1-like isoform X1; this encodes MSFSKFLWKVFKILFTKCFIRGKTLLLKCKAMEDRLLARIGPTGGGDVRAACKKCGYPGHLTYQCRNFVKVDPQKDVVLDVSSTSSEESDHETPLTQLHTQELLEKMKREKRIKKENRKDRKKEKKRSRSRSKNRSRSPAERRKRRSKSPVVEKRKRRKSETVDSSSESNTKHKKRKKEKKKKKMHDKEKRKHKE